One segment of Hydrogenothermus marinus DNA contains the following:
- a CDS encoding tRNA (5-methylaminomethyl-2-thiouridine)(34)-methyltransferase MnmD produces MDSKIVTADGTETFFNKEYNEAYHSTKAGAYTESLHKFINPTKIKELAKNQNQINILDVGFGLAYNVAVCYTEAIKVNPDIKLNIISIEKDEKNFERIKKFNIPTELEKAYQIINLGIFEKENVGKNEYKIYKVENKNLNLKVILGEGRQILKDLSLEISNFFDGVFYDAFSPKVNTEMWTVNIFKIVKNLMKEKAILATYSASLAVRKGLIEAGFKIGLVEPIGRKSYSTVATINGSIPPLTEKEEKRLKESPYATSYYDNENLDLPKEIIKENWEKRLKDKL; encoded by the coding sequence ATGGATAGTAAGATAGTAACAGCAGACGGAACAGAAACTTTTTTTAATAAAGAATATAATGAAGCTTACCATAGTACAAAAGCAGGAGCTTATACTGAAAGTCTTCATAAATTTATAAATCCAACAAAAATAAAAGAACTGGCAAAAAATCAAAATCAGATAAATATTTTAGATGTAGGTTTTGGTCTTGCATATAATGTTGCAGTCTGTTATACAGAAGCTATAAAAGTAAATCCGGATATAAAACTTAATATCATCTCAATTGAAAAAGATGAAAAAAATTTTGAAAGAATAAAAAAGTTTAATATTCCTACCGAATTAGAAAAAGCTTATCAAATAATAAATTTAGGTATTTTTGAAAAAGAAAATGTAGGAAAAAATGAATATAAAATTTATAAAGTAGAAAATAAAAATCTAAATCTAAAAGTAATTTTAGGAGAAGGAAGACAGATTTTAAAAGATTTATCCTTAGAAATTTCAAACTTTTTTGATGGAGTGTTTTATGATGCATTTTCTCCAAAGGTTAACACAGAGATGTGGACTGTAAATATTTTTAAGATAGTTAAAAATTTAATGAAAGAAAAAGCTATTTTGGCAACTTATAGTGCATCTTTAGCAGTTAGAAAAGGTTTAATAGAAGCAGGTTTTAAGATAGGTCTTGTTGAACCAATAGGAAGAAAAAGTTATTCAACAGTAGCAACAATAAATGGTAGTATTCCACCTTTAACAGAAAAAGAAGAAAAAAGATTAAAAGAATCTCCTTATGCTACTTCTTATTATGATAATGAGAACTTAGACTTACCAAAAGAAATCATAAAAGAAAACTGGGAAAAAAGATTAAAAGATAAACTTTAG
- a CDS encoding ferredoxin: protein MGKLKIVIDRITCEGIGPCAEETDLIELDKRHKAVFLEPGKDKEELFKQLEEKKKQVVEVEVPIDKEEEIFRAAEACPVDAIIIYDAETGEQLYP from the coding sequence ATGGGAAAACTAAAAATAGTAATAGATAGAATTACATGTGAAGGAATTGGACCTTGTGCTGAAGAAACAGATTTAATAGAACTTGACAAAAGACATAAAGCAGTATTTTTAGAGCCTGGCAAAGACAAAGAAGAACTTTTTAAACAGTTAGAAGAAAAGAAAAAACAGGTTGTAGAAGTAGAAGTTCCTATTGACAAAGAGGAAGAAATTTTTAGAGCAGCTGAAGCTTGCCCAGTAGATGCAATTATAATATATGATGCAGAAACAGGAGAACAACTTTATCCATAA
- the lnt gene encoding apolipoprotein N-acyltransferase: MTKIIMKNTSLSIVAGILLSISLPNFYIPFAFIIGFFILFQLTAENSYKYTLFYSFITGFSFALFSYYWIIKAINYYGGVNIFVSILLLILFSFFYSILYFVSFSLILKGFINRFGLIAIFLAPFLWVLIEISREYFPYSGFPWNLAGYMISYMHPIENLASYIGIYGLSFIVILISSLIFYSIKRKNIIYFALAVIIFIVPYTFFSFYKKSFYGKSYKIAILQGNIEEDIKQNDKKYSDYILNVYLNLFKKAVKQNPDLIILPESAVPFFYFSESEIKDKFFKEIKPYKIPFLIGLDNFMYIDDKLYLFNSLFLFDENHNLVDFYNKIKLVPFGEYTPFPFKLFSSLFPYLEGYDFKSGERMNILNYKDFKFIPLICFEAIFPNFVSDFAKKGNIIVNVSNDAWFGKTSAPFQHFEMARIRAVETGRFLIRATNTGISAVILPDGTVEKKLPLFKRDILIADVKLLSENTFWIKYKNILFILFIILFIGYISFLIKRSS, encoded by the coding sequence ATGACTAAAATTATAATGAAAAATACAAGTTTGTCTATAGTCGCAGGAATTTTATTGTCTATCTCTTTACCTAACTTTTATATTCCTTTTGCTTTTATTATAGGCTTTTTTATATTATTTCAGTTAACTGCTGAAAATAGTTATAAATATACTCTTTTTTATTCTTTTATAACTGGTTTTTCTTTTGCTTTATTTTCTTATTACTGGATAATAAAAGCCATTAATTATTATGGTGGTGTAAATATTTTTGTTTCTATTTTATTGTTAATTTTATTTTCTTTTTTTTATTCTATTTTATATTTTGTTTCATTTTCTTTAATTTTAAAAGGATTTATTAACAGATTTGGATTAATTGCTATATTTTTAGCTCCTTTTTTATGGGTTTTAATAGAAATATCAAGAGAGTATTTTCCATATTCTGGGTTTCCATGGAATTTAGCAGGTTATATGATTTCTTATATGCATCCTATAGAAAATTTAGCATCTTATATTGGAATTTATGGACTTTCTTTTATTGTTATATTAATCTCTTCTTTGATTTTTTATTCAATTAAAAGAAAAAATATTATCTATTTTGCTTTAGCAGTAATTATTTTTATAGTTCCTTATACATTTTTTTCATTTTATAAAAAAAGTTTTTATGGAAAAAGTTATAAAATAGCTATTTTACAAGGAAATATAGAAGAAGATATTAAACAAAATGATAAAAAATATTCTGATTACATACTTAATGTTTATTTAAATTTATTTAAAAAAGCAGTAAAACAAAATCCTGATTTGATAATTCTTCCAGAATCTGCAGTTCCATTTTTCTATTTTTCAGAAAGTGAGATTAAGGATAAATTTTTTAAAGAGATAAAACCTTATAAGATCCCATTTTTAATAGGACTTGATAACTTTATGTATATTGATGATAAGCTTTATTTATTTAACTCATTATTTTTATTTGATGAAAATCATAATTTAGTTGATTTTTATAACAAAATAAAGCTTGTTCCTTTTGGTGAATATACTCCTTTTCCTTTTAAGCTTTTTTCAAGTTTATTTCCATATCTTGAAGGATATGATTTTAAATCAGGAGAAAGAATGAATATTTTAAATTATAAAGATTTTAAGTTTATTCCTTTAATATGTTTTGAGGCAATATTCCCAAATTTTGTATCAGACTTTGCAAAAAAAGGAAATATTATTGTAAATGTTTCAAATGATGCATGGTTTGGAAAAACTTCTGCTCCTTTTCAGCATTTTGAGATGGCAAGAATTAGAGCAGTTGAAACCGGCAGATTTTTAATAAGAGCTACAAATACAGGAATTTCTGCAGTAATTTTACCTGATGGTACAGTAGAAAAAAAATTACCATTATTTAAAAGAGATATTCTTATTGCAGATGTTAAACTTTTATCAGAAAATACTTTTTGGATTAAGTATAAAAATATTTTATTTATTCTTTTTATTATCTTATTTATTGGATATATAAGCTTTTTAATAAAAAGAAGTAGCTAA
- a CDS encoding outer membrane lipoprotein, whose product MKKIIIFLQIIAIGILSFSCTRMYNSNEVSVYDTNTVLTYEEGVVEDIKPVIIKDDGSGTFIGAAIGAVLGSFIGEGKATSLSTLLGGLVGAYAGNQLDKANAEELFIKLDNSRKIVVIVKGVNIQKGDRVRIIKEGNKIVRVERIT is encoded by the coding sequence ATGAAAAAAATAATAATTTTTTTACAGATTATAGCCATAGGTATTTTATCTTTCAGCTGTACAAGAATGTATAACTCAAATGAAGTTTCAGTATATGATACAAATACAGTATTAACATATGAAGAAGGAGTTGTTGAGGATATAAAACCTGTAATTATAAAAGATGATGGAAGTGGAACATTTATAGGGGCAGCTATCGGTGCTGTTCTTGGAAGTTTTATAGGGGAAGGGAAAGCAACATCTTTATCTACTTTATTAGGTGGTTTGGTTGGAGCTTATGCAGGAAATCAACTTGACAAAGCAAATGCAGAAGAACTTTTTATTAAATTAGATAATAGTAGAAAAATAGTTGTAATTGTAAAAGGTGTAAATATTCAAAAAGGAGATAGAGTTAGAATTATAAAAGAGGGAAATAAAATAGTTAGAGTTGAAAGAATAACATAA
- a CDS encoding porin family protein, producing MKKILIPILAVGLPVFASEVSENNEESKELGVEFSVDYWVAFPDGNINVEGKNYGMDTIGYDKAKDIGAKFIYEGLLDKNLNLVLAYTPIKFEAKDKEATSNISIKEFNVAPSEKYESKYDFNNYDFGLLYDIEELKEKTEDRLDIRVGASLRYLNASMEFKAENGSEYKKDYSSLKPMFDIEAETEVLPVNQDLTAEIILELQSYVWNGEYLHDFIDSARVNYKHFFVEAGYRVIKYKLKDGDIKSKNTAEGFFSSVGVMF from the coding sequence ATGAAAAAAATTTTAATACCTATCTTGGCAGTTGGCTTACCTGTTTTTGCTTCAGAAGTTTCAGAGAATAATGAAGAATCTAAGGAACTTGGAGTAGAGTTTTCTGTTGACTACTGGGTGGCTTTTCCTGATGGAAATATAAATGTAGAAGGGAAAAATTATGGTATGGATACTATTGGATATGATAAAGCAAAAGATATAGGAGCTAAATTTATATATGAAGGACTTTTAGACAAAAACTTAAATCTTGTTTTGGCATATACACCTATTAAATTTGAAGCAAAAGATAAAGAGGCAACATCTAATATATCTATAAAAGAGTTTAACGTAGCTCCTAGTGAAAAATATGAAAGCAAATATGATTTTAATAATTATGATTTTGGGCTTTTATATGATATTGAGGAACTAAAAGAAAAAACAGAAGATAGATTGGATATAAGAGTTGGTGCAAGTTTAAGATATTTAAATGCAAGTATGGAATTTAAAGCTGAAAATGGCTCTGAATATAAAAAAGATTATTCAAGTTTAAAACCTATGTTTGATATTGAAGCAGAAACAGAAGTTTTACCTGTAAATCAAGATTTAACTGCTGAAATTATTTTAGAACTACAGTCTTATGTATGGAATGGAGAGTATTTACATGATTTTATAGATTCTGCAAGGGTAAATTATAAACATTTCTTTGTAGAAGCAGGATATAGAGTAATAAAATATAAACTTAAAGATGGAGATATAAAATCTAAAAATACTGCAGAAGGATTCTTCTCAAGTGTAGGTGTTATGTTTTAG
- a CDS encoding fumarylacetoacetate hydrolase family protein, with translation MKKVIFEGKDIFPTKILCVGRNYVEHIKELNNKIPDDIVFFIKPNSSISGQIIKPAKKCRYEGEISFLIFDNQIKAVGFGIDLTLVEEQEKAKKEGLPWEKAKAFDNSAIFSEFVEINNLENLQMELYINDNLRQKVDISLMIYKPYQIIQKACEYFSFKNGDILMTGTPKGVGYFEKGDKFVGRILKNNEIIVEKEWIVR, from the coding sequence ATGAAAAAAGTGATATTTGAAGGAAAAGATATTTTCCCAACTAAAATATTATGTGTTGGTAGGAATTATGTAGAACATATAAAAGAGTTAAATAATAAAATTCCAGATGATATTGTATTTTTTATAAAACCAAACTCTTCTATTTCAGGTCAGATTATAAAACCAGCCAAAAAATGTAGATATGAAGGGGAAATATCCTTTTTAATATTTGATAATCAGATAAAAGCAGTTGGATTTGGAATAGATTTAACCTTAGTAGAAGAACAAGAAAAAGCAAAAAAAGAAGGACTTCCTTGGGAAAAAGCAAAAGCCTTTGATAACTCTGCTATTTTTTCAGAATTTGTAGAAATAAATAATTTAGAAAATTTACAGATGGAGCTTTATATAAATGACAATCTAAGACAAAAAGTAGATATAAGCTTAATGATATATAAGCCATATCAGATAATACAAAAAGCCTGTGAATATTTTTCATTTAAAAATGGAGATATTTTAATGACAGGAACGCCAAAAGGAGTTGGATATTTTGAAAAAGGTGATAAATTTGTAGGAAGAATTTTAAAAAATAATGAAATTATTGTAGAAAAAGAATGGATAGTAAGATAG
- a CDS encoding methyltransferase domain-containing protein, giving the protein MKLIEKNFSKYSQFYEKYANIQKEVSLEFKKYFFVGKGLDLGCGTGFLTQVVKNDFNKIIGVDISKNMIDIYNKKGFIGITADIQSLPFKKNSIDFAVSSFALHWTDIKKSFKEIYRVLKEEGKFVFNIPIKDSLSEIHNILDKETFKFYSKDCVVESLKPYFRIENITIKQKKLSFENGKDLSLYFKLTGTSLNQKDKTIGEKLKNIKKLFNTSYPINTKFKLLFIEAIKS; this is encoded by the coding sequence TTGAAATTAATAGAAAAAAACTTCTCAAAATATAGCCAATTTTATGAAAAATATGCAAACATTCAAAAAGAAGTTTCTTTAGAATTTAAAAAATATTTTTTCGTAGGTAAAGGTTTAGATTTAGGATGTGGAACTGGATTTTTAACACAAGTAGTCAAAAATGATTTTAATAAAATAATTGGAGTAGATATTTCCAAAAATATGATTGATATTTACAATAAAAAAGGATTTATAGGAATTACAGCAGATATTCAGAGTTTACCTTTTAAAAAAAATAGCATTGATTTTGCAGTTTCAAGTTTTGCTCTTCATTGGACAGATATTAAAAAATCTTTTAAAGAAATTTATAGAGTTTTAAAAGAAGAAGGAAAATTTGTATTTAATATTCCAATTAAAGACTCTCTTTCAGAAATACATAATATTTTAGATAAAGAAACATTTAAGTTTTATTCAAAAGATTGTGTTGTAGAAAGTTTAAAGCCTTATTTTAGAATTGAAAATATAACTATCAAGCAAAAAAAATTATCCTTTGAAAACGGTAAAGATTTATCTCTTTATTTTAAACTTACAGGAACTTCTCTCAATCAAAAAGACAAAACCATAGGAGAAAAGCTAAAAAATATAAAAAAACTATTTAATACAAGCTATCCTATAAATACTAAATTTAAGCTATTATTTATTGAGGCAATTAAGAGTTAA
- the valS gene encoding valine--tRNA ligase, with the protein MPLNEYNPAQIEEKWYRNWLKDNIFYATPENEAESFSVVMPPPNVTGSLHIGHALNITLQDISVRYKRMKGYNTLWLPGFDHAGIATQWVVTRQLEEKGIKRFDLGREKFIQKVWEWVPKARDTIKKQVEKIGASCDWSKQRFTLDEGFARAVREAFYRLYKEGYIFKAPYIVNWDPKDRTAISDLEVEYKEEKGNLWYIKYPVVDENGNETGEYITVATTRPETMLGDTAVAVHPEDERYKHLVGKKVKLPLAKEIRKTWDDKEVSNLIPIIADEYVDPEYGTGAVKITPAHDPNDFEVGKRHNLPMVIVMDESATMNENAGEFKGLNRFEARKKIVEKLKEIGLLEKIEDIVHSVGHSQRSGAVVEPYLSIQWFVNTKKLAKNAIKVVENEDIRFIPKQWEKTYLNWMYEIREWCISRQIWWGHRIPVWYCQDCNNVNVFNDEIFENIADKVIFNIYADTRISQFFTLKELESYLNSQNFTHSDKTNLEFYEKIVFKKDIPQLKKENLHQFLDKNYKKVPSLNKENNEDFIGFVPHAIFYMYINGYIKDNFTAEDILKAYKEHEKEIKDILNMFLNRIKKEEILKDKEKLEKWLIDHAYGNCKNGRIFFSEIDGSFGIIEESIKDVYYFIDLKCEKCGSRNLKQEEDVLDTWFSSGLWPFGTLGWPENTKELNKYYPTSLLVTGFDIIFFWVARMIMMGMHFMKEKPFSDVYIHALVRDEKGEKMSKTKGNVIDPLDMVKKYGADSLRFTLAALAAQGRDIKLSEKRIEGYKHFANKIWNASKYVLQNIDKATVVSDILSLNLSEEDKWIISKLQKTIKKLEDALTSYRYNDYANSIYDFFWHDYCDWYLEFTKERIYKGSDKDKQTAISVLIYVLDQSMRLLHPVMPFITEEIWQKIPTKDKEYLPIANFPEYDENKVFEKEEQLVEDIKEMIIGIRATRADFGIQPSRKVDVFIKPTNKEIERVLNNLVNSLKGLIKAENLKISTELEKPENMAVSISKIAESYLDIAGAIDIEKELERQKKVLKDIEKSISISEKKLSNENFVKKAPEHVVEKERQLYNELKEKQEKVSKIIESLKKLK; encoded by the coding sequence TTGCCACTTAATGAATATAATCCTGCACAGATAGAAGAAAAATGGTATAGAAATTGGCTAAAGGATAACATATTTTACGCTACTCCTGAAAATGAAGCAGAATCTTTTTCTGTTGTAATGCCACCGCCAAATGTTACTGGAAGTCTTCATATTGGCCATGCTTTAAATATAACTCTTCAAGATATTTCTGTTAGATATAAAAGAATGAAAGGTTATAACACTTTATGGCTACCAGGATTTGATCATGCAGGAATTGCTACTCAATGGGTAGTTACAAGACAGCTTGAAGAAAAAGGAATAAAAAGATTTGATTTAGGAAGAGAAAAATTTATACAAAAAGTATGGGAATGGGTACCAAAAGCAAGAGATACTATAAAAAAACAGGTTGAAAAAATTGGAGCATCTTGTGATTGGTCAAAACAAAGATTTACTTTAGATGAAGGTTTTGCAAGAGCAGTAAGGGAAGCATTTTATAGACTTTATAAAGAAGGATATATATTTAAAGCACCTTACATAGTTAACTGGGACCCAAAAGATAGGACAGCTATTTCTGATCTTGAAGTTGAGTATAAAGAAGAAAAAGGAAATCTTTGGTATATAAAATATCCAGTAGTTGATGAAAATGGAAATGAAACAGGTGAATATATTACTGTAGCTACAACAAGACCAGAAACTATGCTTGGAGATACTGCAGTAGCAGTACATCCTGAAGATGAAAGATATAAACATTTAGTAGGCAAAAAAGTAAAACTTCCATTAGCAAAAGAGATAAGAAAAACATGGGATGATAAAGAAGTTTCAAATCTTATTCCAATAATAGCAGATGAATATGTTGATCCAGAATATGGAACAGGAGCAGTAAAAATAACACCAGCTCACGATCCAAATGATTTTGAAGTAGGTAAAAGACATAATTTACCTATGGTAATAGTTATGGATGAATCTGCTACCATGAATGAAAATGCAGGAGAGTTTAAAGGGCTAAATAGATTTGAAGCAAGAAAAAAAATAGTAGAAAAACTTAAAGAAATAGGACTTTTAGAAAAAATAGAAGACATAGTCCATAGTGTCGGACATTCTCAAAGATCAGGAGCAGTCGTAGAGCCATATCTTTCCATACAATGGTTTGTTAATACCAAAAAGCTTGCAAAAAATGCTATAAAAGTTGTAGAGAATGAAGATATAAGATTTATTCCAAAACAATGGGAAAAAACCTATTTAAACTGGATGTATGAGATTAGAGAGTGGTGTATATCTAGACAGATATGGTGGGGACATAGAATCCCTGTATGGTATTGTCAAGATTGTAATAATGTAAATGTATTTAATGATGAAATTTTTGAAAATATTGCAGATAAAGTAATATTTAATATCTATGCAGATACAAGAATATCTCAGTTTTTTACATTAAAAGAGTTAGAAAGCTATTTAAACAGCCAAAACTTTACTCATTCAGATAAAACAAATCTTGAGTTTTATGAAAAGATTGTTTTCAAAAAAGATATACCTCAATTAAAAAAAGAAAATCTACACCAGTTTTTAGATAAAAATTATAAAAAGGTTCCTTCATTAAATAAAGAAAATAATGAAGATTTTATAGGTTTTGTACCACATGCAATTTTCTATATGTATATTAATGGATATATAAAAGATAATTTTACAGCTGAAGATATTTTAAAAGCTTACAAAGAACATGAAAAAGAGATAAAAGATATTCTAAATATGTTCTTAAATAGAATAAAAAAAGAGGAAATCTTAAAAGATAAAGAAAAATTAGAAAAATGGCTTATAGATCATGCATATGGTAACTGCAAAAATGGAAGAATTTTCTTTTCAGAAATAGATGGCAGTTTTGGAATTATTGAAGAAAGTATAAAAGATGTTTATTACTTTATAGATTTAAAATGTGAAAAATGTGGAAGTAGAAACTTAAAACAAGAAGAAGATGTACTTGATACTTGGTTTTCATCAGGACTTTGGCCATTTGGAACTCTTGGTTGGCCTGAAAATACAAAAGAGCTTAATAAATATTATCCAACTTCATTACTTGTAACTGGATTTGATATTATCTTCTTCTGGGTTGCAAGAATGATAATGATGGGAATGCATTTTATGAAAGAAAAACCATTTTCAGATGTGTATATTCATGCTCTTGTTAGAGATGAAAAAGGCGAGAAAATGTCTAAAACAAAAGGAAATGTAATAGATCCTTTAGATATGGTTAAAAAATATGGAGCAGACTCTTTAAGATTTACTTTAGCTGCTTTAGCAGCTCAAGGAAGAGATATAAAACTTTCAGAAAAAAGAATAGAAGGATATAAACATTTTGCAAATAAAATCTGGAATGCATCCAAATATGTCCTTCAAAATATAGATAAAGCAACTGTAGTTTCAGATATTTTATCTCTCAATTTATCAGAAGAAGATAAATGGATAATATCTAAACTTCAAAAAACTATAAAAAAATTAGAAGATGCATTAACAAGTTATAGATATAATGATTATGCAAATAGTATTTATGACTTTTTCTGGCATGATTACTGTGATTGGTATCTTGAGTTTACAAAAGAAAGAATATACAAAGGCTCAGATAAAGATAAACAGACAGCAATATCTGTATTAATCTATGTTTTAGACCAGTCTATGAGACTTTTACATCCAGTTATGCCATTTATTACTGAAGAAATATGGCAAAAAATACCTACAAAAGATAAAGAGTATTTACCTATAGCTAATTTCCCTGAATATGATGAAAATAAAGTTTTTGAAAAAGAAGAACAGTTAGTAGAAGATATTAAAGAGATGATTATTGGAATTAGAGCAACAAGGGCAGATTTTGGTATCCAGCCTTCAAGAAAAGTAGATGTATTTATAAAACCTACAAATAAAGAAATAGAAAGGGTTTTAAATAATTTAGTAAACTCATTAAAAGGACTTATAAAAGCAGAAAATCTAAAAATATCAACAGAACTTGAAAAACCAGAAAATATGGCAGTATCTATTTCAAAAATAGCAGAAAGTTATCTTGATATAGCCGGCGCTATTGATATAGAAAAAGAGTTAGAAAGACAGAAAAAAGTATTAAAAGATATTGAAAAATCTATATCTATATCTGAGAAAAAGCTTTCAAATGAAAACTTTGTAAAAAAAGCACCTGAGCATGTAGTAGAAAAGGAAAGACAGCTTTATAATGAACTAAAAGAAAAACAAGAAAAAGTTAGTAAAATAATTGAAAGCTTGAAAAAACTAAAATAA